In the Quercus lobata isolate SW786 chromosome 5, ValleyOak3.0 Primary Assembly, whole genome shotgun sequence genome, one interval contains:
- the LOC115992762 gene encoding uncharacterized protein LOC115992762 isoform X1, with protein sequence MAGTSTTTSPPSTLFLSLFSHSQTQCKTPQHPCFKSNIEKRALILCSAKKKLSFTDQILDYIEGGPKLRKWYGAPDPFSKDESTFEDDDQSEVEEARDAVLVTDGDSEIGQMVILSLIVKRTRVKALVKDKQAALEAFGTYVESMVGDASDKKFLKKALRGVRTIICPNEGFLSNVEGLKGVQHVVLLSQLSAYRGSGGIQALMKSNARKLAEQDESLLMASGIPYTIVRAGLLQSTPGGQQGFSFEEGSAARGNLSKEDAAFICVQALDAVPQRGFIFEVVNGDEKISDWQECMARLMEKAGQQLQ encoded by the exons ATGGCGGGTACTTCTACTACTACTTCTCCTCCttcaactctctttctctctctattttcccATTCTCAAACACAATGCAAAACACCGCAACACCCTTGTTTCAAATCGAACATCGAAAAGCGTGCTCTCATTCTCTGCTCTGCCAAGAAGAAACTCAGTTTTACTGATCAAATTCTTGACTATATAGAAG GAGGTCCCAAATTAAGGAAATGGTATGGGGCACCTGATCCCTTCTCTAAAGATGAATCCACTTTTGAAGATGATGATCAATCAG AAGTGGAAGAAGCCAGGGATGCAGTTTTAGTAACTGATGGAGATAGTGAGATAGGCCAG ATGGTAATATTGTCCTTGATTGTCAAAAGAACTCGAGTTAAAGCACTGGTAAAGGACAAGCAGGCTGCACTTGAAGCCTTTGGAACTTATGTTGAG TCAATGGTTGGAGATGCAAGTGACAAAAAATTCTTAAAGAAAGCTCTAAGAGGGGTTCGCACAATAATATGCCCAAAT GAAGGTTTCTTATCCAATGTTGAGGGCTTGAAAGGGGTGCAACATGTAGTTCTCTTATCTCAG TTGTCTGCTTATAGAGGTTCTGGTGGCATTCAAGCTCTCATGAAAAGCAATGCAAGAAAATTAGCTGAGCAAGATGAATCGTTGCTGATGGCCTCAGGAATCCCTTACACTATCGTCAGGGCTGGATTGTTACAAAGCACTCCAGGTGGACAACAAGGTTTTAGCTTTGAGGAG GGTAGTGCTGCGAGAGGAAATCTTAGCAAGGAGGATGCTGCCTTTATTTGTGTGCAAGCACTTGATGCAGTCCCACAAAGAGGATTTATATTTGAG GTGGTCAATGGAGATGAGAAGATTTCAGATTGGCAAGAGTGTATGGCTAGATTGATGGAGAAAGCTGGGCAACAGCTTCAATAA
- the LOC115992762 gene encoding uncharacterized protein LOC115992762 isoform X2 produces the protein MAGTSTTTSPPSTLFLSLFSHSQTQCKTPQHPCFKSNIEKRALILCSAKKKLSFTDQILDYIEGGPKLRKWYGAPDPFSKDESTFEDDDQSEVEEARDAVLVTDGDSEIGQMVILSLIVKRTRVKALVKDKQAALEAFGTYVESMVGDASDKKFLKKALRGVRTIICPNEGFLSNVEGLKGVQHVVLLSQLSAYRGSGGIQALMKSNARKLAEQDESLLMASGIPYTIVRAGLLQSTPGGQQGFSFEEMIIEKHKSNYHFLCIRFLRLFAHKSSNNGANSTHY, from the exons ATGGCGGGTACTTCTACTACTACTTCTCCTCCttcaactctctttctctctctattttcccATTCTCAAACACAATGCAAAACACCGCAACACCCTTGTTTCAAATCGAACATCGAAAAGCGTGCTCTCATTCTCTGCTCTGCCAAGAAGAAACTCAGTTTTACTGATCAAATTCTTGACTATATAGAAG GAGGTCCCAAATTAAGGAAATGGTATGGGGCACCTGATCCCTTCTCTAAAGATGAATCCACTTTTGAAGATGATGATCAATCAG AAGTGGAAGAAGCCAGGGATGCAGTTTTAGTAACTGATGGAGATAGTGAGATAGGCCAG ATGGTAATATTGTCCTTGATTGTCAAAAGAACTCGAGTTAAAGCACTGGTAAAGGACAAGCAGGCTGCACTTGAAGCCTTTGGAACTTATGTTGAG TCAATGGTTGGAGATGCAAGTGACAAAAAATTCTTAAAGAAAGCTCTAAGAGGGGTTCGCACAATAATATGCCCAAAT GAAGGTTTCTTATCCAATGTTGAGGGCTTGAAAGGGGTGCAACATGTAGTTCTCTTATCTCAG TTGTCTGCTTATAGAGGTTCTGGTGGCATTCAAGCTCTCATGAAAAGCAATGCAAGAAAATTAGCTGAGCAAGATGAATCGTTGCTGATGGCCTCAGGAATCCCTTACACTATCGTCAGGGCTGGATTGTTACAAAGCACTCCAGGTGGACAACAAGGTTTTAGCTTTGAGGAG ATGATTATTGAGAAGCATAAGAGCAACTACCATTTTCTATGTATAAGATTCTTAAGGCTGTTTGCTCATAAGTCATCAAATAATGGAGCAAATTCTACccactattaa
- the LOC115992762 gene encoding uncharacterized protein LOC115992762 isoform X3 encodes MAGTSTTTSPPSTLFLSLFSHSQTQCKTPQHPCFKSNIEKRALILCSAKKKLSFTDQILDYIEGGPKLRKWYGAPDPFSKDESTFEDDDQSEVEEARDAVLVTDGDSEIGQMVILSLIVKRTRVKALVKDKQAALEAFGTYVESMVGDASDKKFLKKALRGVRTIICPNEGFLSNVEGLKGVQHVVLLSQLSAYRGSGGIQALMKSNARKLAEQDESLLMASGIPYTIVRAGLLQSTPGGQQGFSFEEVLLFSFYHE; translated from the exons ATGGCGGGTACTTCTACTACTACTTCTCCTCCttcaactctctttctctctctattttcccATTCTCAAACACAATGCAAAACACCGCAACACCCTTGTTTCAAATCGAACATCGAAAAGCGTGCTCTCATTCTCTGCTCTGCCAAGAAGAAACTCAGTTTTACTGATCAAATTCTTGACTATATAGAAG GAGGTCCCAAATTAAGGAAATGGTATGGGGCACCTGATCCCTTCTCTAAAGATGAATCCACTTTTGAAGATGATGATCAATCAG AAGTGGAAGAAGCCAGGGATGCAGTTTTAGTAACTGATGGAGATAGTGAGATAGGCCAG ATGGTAATATTGTCCTTGATTGTCAAAAGAACTCGAGTTAAAGCACTGGTAAAGGACAAGCAGGCTGCACTTGAAGCCTTTGGAACTTATGTTGAG TCAATGGTTGGAGATGCAAGTGACAAAAAATTCTTAAAGAAAGCTCTAAGAGGGGTTCGCACAATAATATGCCCAAAT GAAGGTTTCTTATCCAATGTTGAGGGCTTGAAAGGGGTGCAACATGTAGTTCTCTTATCTCAG TTGTCTGCTTATAGAGGTTCTGGTGGCATTCAAGCTCTCATGAAAAGCAATGCAAGAAAATTAGCTGAGCAAGATGAATCGTTGCTGATGGCCTCAGGAATCCCTTACACTATCGTCAGGGCTGGATTGTTACAAAGCACTCCAGGTGGACAACAAGGTTTTAGCTTTGAGGAGGTATTACTCTTCTCCTTTTACCATGAATAG